Below is a genomic region from Eupeodes corollae chromosome 1, idEupCoro1.1, whole genome shotgun sequence.
gaattttatttttgggagattttatttctgtttattgaaaaagaaaacaatctaCCTGAGATTATCAATTcttatttcattcttatataaaataaggTCTCAAAGTGGTCTTTAGAAGAAAGAAACAACTTTTGCTCTATAAATATAACACGTATGAAATTAATACCATAAAGTACTTATCAGCAATCTGATCGAACCATTCCTTATCCTTAaatgtccttatttttttttcttccaaaaacatttatttttgtttcactgtccAACAACTGATTCATGGCATAGGTCAaatttttattaccaaaatatcTATCTTTTTGATATTATCGGTTCCATTCTGGTCATTTGATCAATTTCTACATATTTTCTGTCCTTCGTGGTCATAAATACTGATGTACATATTCGTTTTCCATTAATAGTGTCTGTCCTCTAGATATTCTAGATGATAACTtatatatgtactgtacatatataAAGCCATTAATAATCGTATAGTGTTCCATTGTTTCCTAACAACTATATTTCATTACCCTTAATTAAGCAGTCAACAGAAGAAATAGTTTCTAtaataataagaagaaaacacattttaagcGTGTCAGCAAATGTAAATATAGCCCCACCTTAAGTACAcacaattataatatttataggAGCCATCAGGATAGGACAATATCAACGGAAAATAATAAAGGAAAAACTTAAACACAAAAACTGTCGAAGTGTACATTAAGGATATTAATTTGGCCACGATTGTCAATTGGAAGTATTTATTTACATGGCTCTAAAATATTGACTTAGTGGAACAATTGACACATTAGTATCTGATATTGTCTTTAAGAAAGCAAACATGGctgaaattataaataaatgtcaacCAATTGAAATTGTCTTCTAATTTAGAAGGTGGGTGtatagtttttggttttttcattTCAGCAAATTCGGTAAAGTTTTAGtctataaaacataataaaagattgattaaatacaaatttgttaaacCTAAATGACTATCTAAGctaataaatataaagttttgtaCTTGgagaaataatttgaaatgacaaatatcaaattgaacaTTGTCTGTAAAAGGAATGATATTCATTTCAATCgaaagatttatttcatttcgttATTGAAAGATTGACTTCAACTGAATTAAACCTAAAGGCGAAAGGATATCAATCAAGGAGccaattttatatacatacgtatgaTATAATATTTTCGTTGGAAATAACATCAAAGTTGATATTGCTTGTGAAGTGATATgatgaaatgtttaaattttcgcTGAAATTCTCCAAATTTAAGAGGAAATGAAACCAATCAAAAGTTAAGTCAGAGGAGCTATCACATTTTCTGACGTAGAATTTTGATGTTATTGACTTATTCCATAATATCAATTGAAAAGGGTAAGAACTTTATGAAATAATACGAAATTGTCTCAATAATTCTTagatattgttaaaatattcagagaataaatgaaatattgtttttgatctGATTGGGAGAATATTTATGTAGTTACACAAAAATAGTTGGAATATAGAATTTGTTCATCAGAAATCAaatgattttgttgaaattttacatacatatgttttcaTCGTAAAAGTATTGTGATAGGAGTTGTTAGTTTTTGGGAATTTCGTTTTAATGAATTATCAGTTCATTAACCCTTTCAGGAACAGAAGCTTATTAGTTTACATTGACGTACATAATAGCTAAAAGAAAGAATtatgtttcaaaagtaaaaattctctaaataatttttgtataggttaTTTTAATAAGTGTTTGCCGTTCGAATTATTGACGTTTTAATATTATATCTCTGTTAAACGCAAACgcaatgatttattttatgcttgaaaatatcattataaaatatcaaaaacgtaTTTCAAGAGTGATTGCTGTAgcccaaataaaaaacaatgcaGTTTTTGTAAAGAAGCTAGGTCCGAAATAAAACACTCAACTGAACAAAAACTCATGCCTCACTTACAAGATGAAGCTACAAAATGGATGGCATCACTTTctacttcaattcaattcaatttatttttttaataacttacacagtaagatacaatatctcatTTATATAGTGCAAGcttcaaagaaaattctatgatatgtatattatttaatgtaAGTGTTACATACAGAGTTTTACAAGTtcagaaagaaaataaacttaattatgtactcacaattttatttataattactccaaaattaaaattatataatgtaTGATAAATGTTAAATTGAAGAATAATGGGTACACATAAtacttatacaaataaaattaataatcatcatcatcgtcgagACTCTCCCAGGAATTGCTTCAGTTTAACTCAGAACAGTGTTCTGCAACTTATGAATTTTAAGGGTTGTGGTAGGGTATTCCAAAGCCGAATAGCAAATATAAAGAATTGTCGTTCAGAAACCAAAAACGTATGGCGAATAGGCACGAGATCCGGAGTTCTAGATGAACGCGTAAAACAGACCCTGCTATAAAGGTTGGTAGGTTGACGCATTTGAAGAATATTATGAAGTAGGGTCAacgttttcaacttaaaaagatCTTCAAGACTGATACCATAAAAAGATCTGGCAAAAGAGGACACGTGTTCATATTTTGAGTCCAAAAATATACCGCGCAATACTGTTGTATGCCACGTTGAGTTTTCGCTTGTGCTCATAGTCACAGTTGCTAAAAATTTCACACCCAAACAGCAAAATTGGAATAAGAAGCGTTTTTGCTAGGATTATTCTGGTTTTTAACGGAGTGATTTTTTGTGTTGTCCAAAGCATGCGAAGGCCTCCATATACCCTACCCAGTGTCAATCTGATATGGTTATTCCAGTTAAGGgttttgttaaatgttataCCAAGATTTTTTGCGGAGTCAACGAATTCGATACTACTATTATTAAGATACACTTTTGGAAAACATGAAGTGTCAACCGCTTTTCTGGtaataaccaaacattttgactTGGATGAATTTAAGCTGAGATCATTCGCTTGGAACCAGCATGAAATCCTGAACAGATCTTCATTGACTTCGTGTGCCGCATTTTCCACAAGGCCCAAAGGAAAGCTCTTCCGAAGCTGAACGTCGTCAGCGTACATATCAACTGAGGAACTTAATAAAGATTTGGGTAGGTCATTTATGTACCTCGAGAAGAATAGTGGACCAAGTATTgagccctgtggaacacctTAACTCAGTGGAAGGAAGTCTGATACGGAGTTATCACTAGCAACTGCCTGACATCTTCCATCTAAATACGAGGCTACAAGCTTTGAAGCTTACTACACAGAACATTATGATTTACCTTATCAAACGCTTTAGAGAAATCAAGCAAGATAAGGAAAGCTATTTTGTCATTGTCTACCGCTTGCCTAATGTCTTCTGTTACATTTATTAAAGCTGTGGTACAACTATGTTTCGGACGAAAACCTGACTGATTATCACAGAGTAATTTATTATCTTGAAGAAATCTACGTATTTGGAAACTCATCACTTTTTCAAGAACTTTGGAGAGAAACGATAAGATGGCAATGGGTCTGAAATCGGTTTGATTTTTGGGAATTATTTATGACACCTGTCATAAAAATggtattaaataagtttgttatGTACTTTAAGATATgaggtaaaattattttaacaaaaattgggcTTATCTCATCAAAACTAGTGGAGTTAGATTTTATTGACAAAACGCTTTCTAAAACATCTGTATCATCAACAGCTGTGAAGCTAAAGTAGGGCATGGAGAAAGAGTTACCAGAAAGATACTTGGCTAATTGATCTCGAAGAATGGTGGAAGAATTACCACTGTTAGAGTGGTCACAGTTCTATGGTGCTTCACCAGCGTGGTCACAGTTGTATGGTGCTTCACCAGCTCTTGAGGAAGAAGCAGAaacagacattttatttaactcatTACAATCAACATTGATGCTTTGTCGGTTTACTTGCCcactccaatatcttttaaatttttcataatttatgtTGAGCCTGCGAAGGATCCAGTCTTGGGGCATAATAACGACTTTTTGCCTCGTTTGTTTTGCAGGTTACTCTATTTCTCAGTACACGGTAATTGTTGTAAAGTACATCTAACCCAAATCTTTTAAATCGCTCATAGGCTTGATCTCGTTGGtgcaataaatttttaatttcattagtaAACCATGGACATGAGTAAACCGACCTGAATGATTTTGTTATGAGCGGAACATGAGTatcgaaaagttttttaatgttattttgcataaaaCCTACTTGATCATCAACGTGGTGCATAAAATAAATCCTGAACCAGTCTACTGCAAGGAGATCGTGTCGTAAATGTTCtagattgatatttttaaaatcacggaaaataaacaaactctCAGTTCTAATAGGTTCACATTGGTATGTTAATTGAATCAAATCATGACGGGAAAAGCAAGGCACAGAGAGTTGATTAAAGTGAAGGACTTTGTATGGGTggctaacaaaaaatacatccaGGAGTGTACTGCTATCCTTGGTAAAATGAGTTGGAATTAAAGTATTTACTGGTGTTAAATTAAGTGCACTCATACtattaattgaagaaaaatcttAAGAATATTTGAGTTAAAGTCTccacatacaattaaaaaaggTGATACATATGATAACTCGTCTAAAATCGTTATAAGAGGTCAATGTTTGAATTTGGTCGATAAACAGATCCCAACAAtatcttatttaatttacaaattattcttacaaacaCATATTGCATTTCACTTCCAGGTAAAGATTTACGAACAAGTTTGCAATCTAAACTTTCTCGAACAAAAATAGccacacctccaccaacacgGTCAACTCTATCAGATCTAAATAGGGTATAGCCTTTAACATTATATAGTGCATCCATATTATCACTAACGAACCAAGACTCAGAAACGCAAACGACATCAACTTTAGAACCTTCAAATCTATctgaattcatccaattttgCCCCAGATCTCAAACTTTGCGCATTAAGGTGACAAACTTGTAACCCAACATGTTGGCTACATATTACATCTATCATTATCCGCGTGTTATCTCTACTATAAGAGACTAAAGATTCCCTTAAAAACTCACTAAGACCATCCATTGTAATTAATCAACAATAGAAGGTGCCCAATAAGTCACACCCATCATTGCACAAACTgccaaagaaaaacaacaaaccaaaaaaccaagaagatgatgatgattaaaaaatgtgtgactaaatttaaaaagataataattgaATATATGATAAATAATAAGGAATACTTTCAACTGAAAGTATCTACCTACATTCAAATGTAATTCGAAATTtgtagcaattaaaaaaacataatttaaaaaaaaagtaaatacacatatataagaaaaataaaaaaaaaaaatgaaaagacttGCAAGTTAGAATAACTACAATAATTACTTTATCAGAAACAATGATAACAAGAAGTAAACTAGTCATCCTCTGTTGcagtgtttgttgttgtttgcgtCATCGTGGTAGAATCAGGTAAGTCATCAGTGGACTGAAATAATTTTGCATCCTCATCTTTACTCTTCTTTATGTACACAAGTCCACGAAtagtaaacacagaaaacagcTTCTTATCTCTCTTAGCTTTCAGTGCTTGCTGCAGTAGTGAgcgattttttattgttaagctCTCGTGGAGGTAAACATTAGATTTTAACGTTGCTTTCACATTGCCTAAGCCAAGATCATCGAGATGAAgctgtttgtttgttatttttcggTGGTTTGCAATGGATCGTAAAACAAGTAGCTTGTCGTGTTGCAAGAAAAATTTGATTACAATCGGTGGTGCTGCAGTTTCGTGTTAATTGTTGGTGgtgtacattttaatttattacaaagTTGAGTAAATATCAAAAGTAGATTTTCCGTTGGCAGAAGTGGAACTCCATGTAAAAGTGCATCACAAATCgtctctttttgttgttgttcctcTTTGTATGCATATGCATCCATGTGCATAGAGACAGTTTTAATTTCTTCGCCAagcttttgtatttgttgtttaaGTTTTCGGTTTTCTTCCTTTAGTGGTTCAATCTCTGTTTGTTTTGATTCCAACATTGACATTCGCGCGTTGAGACCTTCAATAGAAGATTTTAGTTCAGCTACATCAGTGTCCATTTTTACAGTGATTCTTTTTTCAAAGTCTGCAATCTGTGACGTAATCAATTCAATTTGTACGTGAATagctttttcgaaaacttttttttttgtttttttgtgagTGGAGATTTCGATGATAGTTGTGACTGTGTTTTTTGGATTGCAGGAGGAGAAACTGTGGATCGTAGTTTATCGCGCTGTGAAGCCATGTAAATCTTTTATGTAGATGGTGTTAAGGAGAAACTGATAGTTAACTATGTGTGGTAAGTTTGATGAGCGGGAAAAAATGTGGGTGCtaatgcaattttgttttattttaatttttaaacaaatgatttatttaaagaagacaAAGCCCCCTTTCTTTTTGTGAACTCAAGGCAAGCAGTTTTGTTATAtagttgtttaaaataaaaaaaaaacttggaataATAAAAGACACCACTTAGAACTTATCTTAAACTGCCACTCTTTTTACGCAAGTCTGTCTAGTAACACATCACAatcaaaaatgacaaataatGACAAAAATGACATTCAAAGAAGAGAAAGTTTTTTagtcttctcgatgcaagtaccactcaaaatttttacttgcgccatataggaactatattgcAAGTATTAAATTCgtaaaaactttcgaacttgacattttaatcaaacatgctGATACGATGTTCGATAAGttcaaaaaagtgggtcccaaATTCCTACCATCTGTCTGTCCTCGAGTAAAAACCGGGAAAATAAGGTTTATTAATGACCTGAAGAGTAGGACAGATGCAAAAGCTtgcgcagtggttttgccagcggtgaaaaacacctcttcggAACAATaacggggataccatctggatttatgtttatttagatctctaaggactcttatCACAGTACgtgtgcgaaaaaagattggtcctgtaagcaaaaaataaaaacaaaaccaaatgtaCAACTGTAAGAtctcttttctttatttaaaataataaatgtaaagGGCTGCCACTAGAATAGAATTTAAGTAAAGAGAGAGAATCAAAAAGCACGCCAACCGAAGTAGTTAGTTCAGTTGAATTGTGTTAGTCATATCGGTCGGACGTGTCATTTTTGATCTCGCTAAagaaataagtataaataaaacaaaaaaatacattgaaacCGATTCAGCGTTTtattaaacagaaaacaaaagaaaataaacaattaattcctaaaaatcagaagtgggatagaTATCCGCCAAATCTGTATGCGGTTTAgtgtactaaaaaaaaaaaaagaaagaaaatatataaggCCTAACTAACATTTTTGCTCTTGAAACCGCATTCAGTTACGAAATTTGTGTCGCGCAAAATGGAAAACGACGAATCACGAGTCGAATCGCTGAAAAAATATACAGCCGTTCAGCTGCGGTCGTGGCTAGACaggctacaaaaaaaaaccaacggCACAAAAGCCGAACTAATATTGCGATTGCTCTTCCTACCAGCAGAAATAAGGGGTGAGTACGTGCAGCCAGATGCcggcggcgacgacgacgacagcgATGATGCGCACATAGATATATTTGTAGACAGCGTAAACGCTGCCACAGCAAATATGGAGATGGAGAGCACACACATCGAAAAAACAAATGAGGGAAATAATGAAAGAGATACAGACGAGAGAAACAATGAGAACGAGAGACAACAAAACGACAGAACAAAAGAGCGAATGGAACAAATGGAGCGAGAGATGACATCACTGAAGAAAGAACTCAATTTGCAAATGAAAGAGAACGAGCTCTTAAAAAGAGAACTGGAAATTTTAAAGGAGAAAGAATTCAATACTCCTAGTTCCAGTGGCGTCGGAGTAGCTGTAGCAgcattaaaagaactcttaccaGAATTCCGAGGAGAGTACTTTTCACACTGGGCTGCTCAGCTGAGGGATGTAGTTGaagcatacaaattaaatgacaATAATGCGCGAATACTTATTTCGAGTCGTTTGAGTGGAAATGCGTTAAGATGGTTTCACTCAAAATCCAATCTCGCTTTCATGACGACAGAGCAATTATTGAGGGAGATGGATGGAATGTTTGCGACAAATGAGAGCCGATTAAGTTTAAAACGAGCGTTCGAGGGGAGAGTATGGCAGACTGCGGAGAGTTTCCAAAATTATATGCATGAGAAAATTATTCTCGCAAATAAACTAGATCTGGACGAAGAGGAAGTGTTGGAGAATCTAATCGAAGGAATACCTGATCCTGGATTGAAGACTCAAGCACGCATCCAGTGTTTCACGACGAAGCAACAGTTGGCTGACGCATTCAGGCAAATCGAATTGCCCAAGGCTAAGGTGCTATCGTCAAGGATGTCCGCTCCAGCGAACGCGGGTCCTTCTACATCCAGACAAGTGGCAGTTCCAGGAAAGGTAGACATCAAGACGATCCGATGTTACAATTGTAACTCACTTGGGCATTACGCTTATGAGTGCCGAAAGGAAAGGAGACAATACGGAGCATGTCATGTTTGCTCCCAGTTTGGACATCGAGCAGCCGAGTGCCCCGGTAGGAAGGCCGTAGTACTACATGCCATCAACAAAGATGAAGAGGACGAATATGTAAgacaattatattttgtattaagaatAAATTTGTTAACATATAAATTATCTTTAGGAACATTATTAGACACTGGCAGCcctatttcaataataaaaaggCAACATGTGccctcatattttttaattaaagataaCGAATGTAGAATAGTTTATGGTATcaataaaagtcaattaaaaataCTCGGTTTTgtcaatgtttgtatttattttgatttcgagGAGATTGAATTAAAACTGTATGTCGTAGAAGATGATACTTTGAAGCATTCAGTATTACTTGGtagagattttttaaaattggcaggattaaaattaaaaaaagagaaaaaaatgagagaagataaattagaaaaaaatgatattataaatgagagtatactagaaaaagaaaataatgaaagCGATTATGAAGTTACAGATGAAGATGCATTTAAATCTATGAAtgtaacaaatgaaaaaaaaaacaatactgttgaagaatattttaaattaatgaacatAAATATTGATGAATTAAACGAAGTAGAATTTAacgaaaaatgtaaacaaccactaaaaataaagaaagcatttaaagaaatgtaCCGGGATTTCATGAACCGCAGGCGTCCCGAGTGTCCCGAAACCGATCTGCAGATGAAGATTAGGATATCAAATGATAAACCTTTCAATTGTGCACCCAGAAGGTTATCCTATTTAGAAAAGGCGAAAGTTCAGGAAATATTAGATGAGTTATTAGAGAAAGGCGTAATCAGGGCTAGCAAATCGGAGTATGCCTCTCCCATAGTATTGGTAAGGAAAAAAACAGGCGATATAAGATTATGTATCGATTACAGGACCTTGAATAAAATTACACTTAAAGATAACTACCCCCTTCCTCTAATAGATGACTTGTTGGATAGATtagcaaataaaaagatattctCACTATTAGATTTGAAAAGCGCTTTTTATCATATCAAAATGGAGGAAGAGTCAGTTAAATATACATCGTTTGTGACTCCATTAGGACAGTATGAGTTCCTCAAAATGCCATTTGGCTTAAGGAACGCGCCTTCGACTTTTCAACGATTCATTAACGAGGTTTTTGGGGATTTAATTCGAGCTGGTAAGGTTGCCATCTACTTAGATGACATTATGGTAGCGACTGAAATGGTGGAAGAACATTTGGAAATATTGTATGAGGTTTTTGAGAGGTTAGTTGCGAATAAGTTAGAGTTGCGTCAGGATAAATGTAGGTTTCTAGAATCAGAAATCCATTACTTAGGGTATGTAATATCAGAGAAAGGTATTAGGCCTGACGAAAAAGGGATAGAGTCAGTGAAGAATTTTCCTATCCCACGGAATGCTAAGGAAGTACATAGTTTTTTGGGACTATGTTCCTACTTTAGGAGGTTCGTTAAGGGATTCTCTCTGTTAGCTGAACcgttatataaattaataaagaaagatGCAgtgttcaaatttgaaaaaaaagaggttgaCACTTTCCGAGTGCTTCAACAGAAATTACTCGAGTCACCAATATTAGCGATTTACGATCCGCGGGACGAAACCGAGTTGCATTGCGATGCTAGCGCGTTGGGTTTTGGGGCAATTCttctacaaaagaaaaaagatgggATTTTCCACCCagtcttttatttttcgaagCGTACAACAGAGTGCGAATCACGGTATCATAGCTTCGAATTAGAGACACTAGCAATTATCAATGCGTTAAAAAGATTCAGGATTTATTTACACGGGTTAAAGTTTAAGATTGTTACAGATTGTAACTCTTTGAcgttaacattaaataaaaaggaaataaatccTAGAATTGCTAGATGGGCTCTCGAGCTACAAGACTATGATTACGTCTTGGAGCATCGAAGTGGTGGGAAGATGCAGCATGTGGATGCGTTGAGTCGTATACCCACCATATTGGTACTTGAAGATAACACATTCGAACAAACGTTGTCGATTTGCCAAAATAAGGATGAGAATATACAAAAGATTAGGGAAAAGTTACAGGTGCAAGAGGATAGGATGTACGAGTTGAGGAACGGGTTAGTCTATAGGAAAATGGGAAAGAATATACTGTTTGTAGTGCCATCATGCATGGAacgaaatattttgcaaaaatatcacGATGAGTTAGGACATGTAGGATCCGAAAAAGTGGTAGACAACATTCTGAAATCCTATTGGTTtccagaattaaataaaaaagtgaagGACCACATTAGTAACTGCCTTAAATGTTTAGTATTTTCAGCAAAGATGGGCAAGCATGAAGGTCTCATGCACAACATCCCGAAGGGTGATGTACCATTCGACACTGTGCATATCGACCACTTTGGTCCGGTGACGCTTAGATCTTGCAAGAAAAGATATGTTTTCTTGGTAGTAGACGggttttcaaaattcactaGGTTGTATGCAGTAAGTTCTGCAGGCACAAAAGAAGTGATTTCTTGTTTAAAATCTTACTTCAATGCGTATAGTAGACCTAAAGTCATTGTGTCTGATAGAGGCAGTGCGTTTACCTCTGCTGCCTTTAGTGAATTTTTAGATGAAAACAACGTCAGGCACGTGAAAATTGCCACAGCATCACCTCAGGCCAATGGACAGGTCGAAAGGGTGAACAGAAGTTTGGCGCCTATGCTTGCGAAAATCACAAACGGCGGCTTAGAATTGTCACTTGATAAGGCGTTAGTGAAGATTGAGTTCGTCATGAATAATACTTTACATAAAGGAATAGGAACTCATCCAAGTCAGTTGCTTTTTGGTGTAAGTCAAAGGGGAGATGTTGTTGATCCATTAAAGGAGGTATTGGAGGGATTAGTGAATAATGAGAGTGATAGGGATTTAAAGAAAATACGAACGAGAGCGGCTGAGAAGATAATGAGAGTACAGGagtataataaacaaaagaaagatcAGATGAGAGTGAATAAGAAATATCAAGTAGGAGATTATGTATTggtgaaaaattttgttagtaAATCAAATgtctgtaagaaaataataccCAAGTTTAAAGGGCCCTANNNNNNNNNNNNNNNNNNNNNNNNNNNNNNNNNNNNNNNNNNNNNNNNNNNNNNNNNNN
It encodes:
- the LOC129938750 gene encoding uncharacterized protein LOC129938750 codes for the protein MDGMFATNESRLSLKRAFEGRVWQTAESFQNYMHEKIILANKLDLDEEEVLENLIEGIPDPGLKTQARIQCFTTKQQLADAFRQIELPKAKVLSSRMSAPANAGPSTSRQVAVPGKVDIKTIRCYNCNSLGHYAYECRKERRQYGACHVCSQFGHRAAECPGRKAVVLHAINKDEEDEYEHY